The following are encoded together in the Robertmurraya sp. FSL R5-0851 genome:
- a CDS encoding ExeA family protein, with amino-acid sequence MYKSFYSLAQSPFSKEIRPSDAFPSTDYKGALSALKYLEKSKGIGLLLGEPGAGKTFTLRSFKDSLSPSLYQVIYFPLSTGGVMDFYRGLAYGLGEEPKFRKVDLFRQIQRGIERIVEERRITPVFILDEMHMAKDAFLQDIALLFNFQMDSTNPFILVLSGLPHLKTRLALNHHRPLTQRIIMKYEIQPLTKDDVSNYIDHHMKIAGAKMPIFTEAAKEAITLRSQGYPRVINTLTINSLLFGSQLNKEQIDEEIVRLAIEDSRL; translated from the coding sequence ATGTATAAATCCTTCTATTCCTTAGCCCAATCACCATTTTCAAAAGAAATACGTCCTTCAGATGCGTTCCCCTCTACTGACTATAAGGGGGCATTAAGCGCATTAAAATACTTAGAAAAATCTAAAGGTATCGGTCTTCTTTTAGGTGAACCTGGTGCAGGAAAAACATTTACCTTACGGTCATTTAAAGATTCCCTAAGCCCTTCATTATATCAAGTAATCTATTTTCCCCTTTCAACCGGAGGAGTAATGGATTTTTATCGCGGTTTAGCTTATGGATTAGGAGAAGAACCAAAATTCCGGAAAGTAGACCTCTTCCGGCAAATTCAACGAGGAATTGAGCGAATTGTAGAAGAACGAAGAATTACACCTGTTTTTATACTAGATGAAATGCACATGGCAAAGGATGCATTTTTACAGGATATAGCGTTATTATTTAACTTTCAGATGGACTCTACAAATCCGTTTATTTTAGTGTTATCCGGTTTACCTCATTTGAAGACTCGATTAGCCTTAAATCATCATCGACCACTTACTCAGAGAATCATCATGAAATATGAGATTCAACCACTAACAAAAGATGATGTATCTAATTATATCGATCACCATATGAAAATAGCTGGGGCAAAAATGCCAATATTTACGGAGGCGGCAAAAGAAGCGATAACCTTAAGGTCACAGGGATATCCAAGAGTAATTAATACTTTAACCATTAACAGTCTATTGTTTGGTTCTCAACTTAATAAAGAACAGATTGATGAGGAAATCGTAAGATTAGCCATTGAGGATAGTAGACTATGA
- a CDS encoding IS4 family transposase, with protein MDKITPKTSFGQWFSPINLQLFEEQVKMMKLDYYTKKLTTESFLKLLLFAQLQEVESLHALGDCLFDDQLQKGIDLDSISISQLSRRLNGMNPDLFQRLFLDLVSQIHVKTHYTNLVMPLKIIDSSTLPLNLTNHKWANFRKTKAGVKLHLRLVFMEKGISYPEKAVMTTAKEHDRGQLEIMVDDKECMYVFDRGYLDYERFDRMTDDGYFFLSRLRKNAVIREVYNFKLPENTSVLLDQMVLIGTTQNRAENYFRLLKVLDSKGNELHLITNRFDLGADEISEMYKSRWAIELFFKWIKQHLSIKKFYGQSEWAIQNQVFIALIVFCLHVLVQIETRSKRKTLQISRYLRVALWKPAHIWLRKIEGKAIP; from the coding sequence ATGGACAAGATTACACCAAAAACTTCATTTGGACAATGGTTTTCACCAATAAATCTTCAATTATTTGAGGAACAGGTGAAAATGATGAAATTAGATTACTATACGAAAAAATTAACGACAGAGTCGTTCTTAAAATTACTGCTTTTTGCGCAGCTACAAGAAGTTGAAAGCCTTCATGCCCTAGGCGATTGTCTTTTCGATGACCAGCTTCAAAAGGGAATTGACCTTGATTCTATTAGTATTTCTCAGCTGTCACGCCGTCTAAATGGTATGAATCCTGATCTATTTCAAAGGCTTTTTCTTGATTTAGTGTCCCAAATTCATGTCAAAACGCACTACACCAACCTTGTGATGCCGTTAAAAATCATAGATTCAAGCACATTGCCACTCAATTTGACGAATCATAAATGGGCAAATTTCCGCAAAACAAAGGCTGGAGTGAAGTTACATCTGCGTCTTGTGTTTATGGAAAAAGGAATTTCCTACCCTGAAAAAGCCGTTATGACAACTGCCAAAGAACATGACCGTGGCCAGCTCGAAATCATGGTAGATGATAAAGAATGCATGTATGTGTTTGACCGTGGTTACCTAGATTATGAACGTTTTGACCGTATGACCGATGATGGCTACTTTTTTCTTTCAAGGCTACGGAAAAACGCTGTAATACGTGAAGTTTACAACTTTAAACTACCTGAAAATACGTCTGTTTTATTGGATCAAATGGTGTTGATTGGTACGACACAAAACCGTGCTGAAAATTATTTTCGCCTGCTAAAGGTCTTGGATTCAAAAGGTAATGAGCTCCATTTAATCACCAATAGGTTTGATTTAGGTGCAGATGAAATTTCAGAAATGTACAAATCACGCTGGGCAATTGAATTGTTTTTCAAATGGATCAAACAACATCTCAGCATCAAAAAGTTCTACGGTCAGAGCGAATGGGCGATTCAAAATCAAGTATTTATCGCGCTTATTGTTTTTTGCCTACATGTACTTGTACAAATTGAAACAAGAAGTAAGCGAAAAACTTTACAAATTAGCCGTTATTTGAGGGTTGCATTGTGGAAACCAGCGCATATCTGGCTTCGAAAGATTGAAGGAAAAGCCATCCCTTGA
- the tnpC gene encoding IS66 family transposase yields MANASSTNEKLIQLLEEQLAHSNQQNKNLSKQIEALTEQVRHLTKLLYGSKTEQSKYNTPDGQVSLFEDDPSFNDPDPPGEQSQQTISYTVVRNIQKKKRNDSLHDDIEVETIHYYPENTLCDCCQGQMIEIGSTIVREEAEFIPAKMKKIQHVEHALGCIDCKGDTFHKAQIKRGKAPQPPIQRSIASPSVLAKVIYDKFSQYLPLYRQVKEWDRYGLNTNDKNLSNWVIRASHDWLMPIYERMKRVMMAKSLLHVDETYSQIINRSDGKSGQTNAYNWVYRSVPCQGPPITLFQSALSRARSVLESFIEGFSGTIICDGYSAYDKLEGVSFANCFAHVRRYWLKADSKNGQTGVSFCDDLYRLERKFKHLSPSKRRKQRQKYSKPIVDKFLEWVETSPFFGKNALAKAAEYTLNRANGLRAFLNDGRIEIDNNPAENAIRPNVIGRKNWLFSVSEAGARANAICLSIAETAKSNGVDFYEYIKKLLTDLPNLNIHQNPEILDRYMPWSKMIQAECRIYMK; encoded by the coding sequence ATGGCGAACGCTTCTTCTACGAATGAAAAATTAATCCAACTGCTCGAAGAGCAATTGGCTCATTCGAATCAACAAAACAAAAACTTATCAAAACAAATTGAAGCGTTAACCGAGCAAGTTCGCCATTTAACTAAGCTTTTATATGGATCAAAAACCGAACAATCGAAGTACAATACACCGGATGGGCAAGTGTCACTATTTGAAGATGATCCGTCTTTTAATGATCCTGATCCCCCAGGAGAACAAAGCCAACAGACGATTTCTTACACTGTTGTACGAAATATTCAAAAGAAAAAACGAAATGATTCATTACATGATGACATCGAAGTAGAAACAATTCACTATTATCCTGAAAACACGCTATGTGACTGTTGCCAGGGACAAATGATTGAAATTGGCAGTACAATTGTACGAGAAGAGGCAGAATTTATTCCCGCAAAAATGAAGAAAATTCAACACGTTGAACACGCTCTTGGATGTATAGACTGTAAAGGCGATACATTTCACAAGGCGCAAATAAAACGTGGTAAAGCACCACAGCCTCCTATTCAACGAAGCATCGCAAGTCCTAGCGTACTTGCCAAAGTAATATATGATAAATTTTCACAATACCTACCACTTTACCGTCAGGTAAAGGAATGGGACCGTTATGGCCTGAATACCAATGACAAGAACCTTTCCAATTGGGTCATTCGTGCATCACACGATTGGTTAATGCCTATTTACGAACGAATGAAGCGAGTGATGATGGCTAAATCTCTATTGCATGTTGACGAAACTTATAGCCAAATCATCAACCGATCTGACGGAAAATCTGGTCAAACCAATGCCTATAACTGGGTTTATCGAAGTGTTCCATGCCAAGGTCCTCCAATAACGCTCTTTCAAAGTGCTTTATCACGGGCTCGATCTGTACTTGAGAGTTTCATAGAAGGTTTTTCTGGAACAATTATTTGTGATGGTTATTCTGCCTATGACAAGTTGGAAGGTGTTTCCTTCGCAAATTGTTTTGCGCATGTTCGTCGTTATTGGTTGAAAGCTGACAGCAAAAATGGCCAAACGGGTGTAAGCTTTTGTGATGATTTATATAGACTCGAAAGGAAATTTAAACATTTGTCTCCGAGTAAGCGCAGAAAACAACGCCAAAAATACTCGAAACCAATTGTTGATAAATTCCTTGAATGGGTTGAAACGTCACCGTTCTTCGGAAAAAATGCCCTCGCGAAGGCAGCTGAATACACATTGAACAGGGCAAATGGACTCAGAGCATTCTTGAATGATGGGCGCATCGAAATCGATAATAATCCAGCCGAAAACGCCATCCGACCAAACGTTATAGGTCGAAAAAACTGGTTATTTTCGGTCAGCGAAGCTGGTGCTCGAGCGAATGCCATCTGTTTGAGTATCGCAGAAACAGCCAAAAGTAACGGTGTTGATTTCTATGAATACATAAAGAAACTATTAACGGATCTACCAAATCTCAACATCCATCAAAATCCTGAGATTTTAGATCGATATATGCCCTGGTCAAAAATGATTCAGGCAGAATGTAGAATTTATATGAAATAA
- a CDS encoding IS110 family transposase yields MNFKQNQKINQVTEKTLVVGIDIAKRTHYACFVDDRGRVLRKSFSVSQSRDGFELFYQCVLSEMKEQEKTEVIVGIEPTGHYWLNLAYFLEERGIPLVMANPMHVKRSKELDDNLPTKHDRKDALVIARLIKDGRFSYPRILKDMEAELRVGATFRSKLTEELGAVKNMMIRWLDRYFPEFTQVFPSFGKMAMAVLECTPFPSDLHQKQPDEVLTLYRQVEGLKSPQRPKAMRLIEVAANSIGVTEGREMARIEIATLVRRYHQLEQDIESITQHLVELTQTSVEYEWLSTVQALGDITIVDLLAEIGSFSHYRDPRQIIKLAGLTLRENSSGQHKGQKRISKRGRRRLRALLFRVMMPMIRHNEAFRKLHEYYTSRKDNPLRKKQSIVVLCGKLLKVLHGICTKHKAFDAQRMMKDIPSLAEAM; encoded by the coding sequence ATGAATTTTAAACAAAACCAGAAGATAAATCAAGTCACCGAAAAAACACTTGTTGTTGGAATCGACATTGCCAAACGTACACATTACGCATGCTTTGTGGATGATCGTGGACGGGTGCTCCGAAAGTCATTCTCTGTTTCTCAATCTCGAGATGGGTTTGAGCTTTTCTATCAATGTGTTCTAAGTGAAATGAAAGAACAAGAGAAAACGGAAGTTATCGTCGGGATTGAACCTACTGGCCATTACTGGCTCAATTTAGCCTATTTTCTAGAAGAACGAGGCATCCCCCTAGTTATGGCCAACCCTATGCACGTCAAGCGATCAAAAGAGTTAGACGACAATCTACCAACCAAACATGATCGTAAAGATGCGCTAGTAATCGCTCGTCTTATAAAAGATGGACGCTTCAGTTATCCACGTATATTGAAAGACATGGAAGCCGAACTCCGTGTGGGCGCAACCTTTAGAAGTAAGTTGACAGAGGAACTTGGAGCTGTCAAAAATATGATGATTCGCTGGTTAGATCGCTATTTTCCTGAGTTTACCCAGGTGTTTCCGTCATTCGGAAAAATGGCTATGGCTGTACTTGAATGTACCCCATTTCCAAGTGATCTTCATCAGAAACAACCCGATGAAGTTTTAACTCTTTATCGTCAGGTTGAGGGACTCAAATCCCCCCAGAGACCGAAAGCAATGCGTCTCATTGAAGTCGCTGCTAACTCCATAGGAGTAACAGAGGGACGTGAGATGGCCCGTATTGAAATCGCCACACTCGTTCGCCGTTACCACCAGTTGGAACAAGATATTGAAAGTATTACACAGCACTTAGTTGAACTTACACAAACATCCGTAGAGTACGAATGGCTCTCAACGGTTCAAGCACTTGGAGATATCACAATTGTCGATTTATTAGCTGAAATCGGTAGCTTTTCACACTATAGAGATCCACGCCAAATCATTAAACTTGCGGGACTAACATTACGTGAAAATTCCTCTGGGCAGCATAAAGGACAAAAACGCATTTCCAAAAGAGGCAGAAGAAGGCTTCGCGCCCTCCTTTTCCGGGTAATGATGCCGATGATTCGCCATAATGAAGCCTTTAGAAAACTACATGAGTATTACACAAGCCGTAAGGATAATCCGTTACGCAAGAAGCAATCTATCGTGGTACTATGCGGAAAACTATTAAAAGTGTTACATGGAATATGTACAAAGCACAAAGCGTTTGACGCTCAGCGAATGATGAAGGATATTCCTAGTCTCGCAGAGGCTATGTAA
- a CDS encoding tyrosine-type recombinase/integrase: protein MRCLIGGLQYTFKMFDDFTVENGATSIGLTKELAIKWAEKRPNESDVTRYKRVNTIINFSIYLNQLGYESYIPRQLKSYKTTFTPFIFSKEELESFFHACETIEIKGDTTIRQILPVVFRLIYGCGLRVSEALNLKCEDVNLDEGYIIVRETKNGCDRVLPLSDSLKNVCFQYKKYCLSKQIPSDYFFPQKYNKKYASNTIYRWFRRILWEAGIPHGGRGMGPRVHDLRHTFSVHSLAETSRKGLDLYYSLPILSKYLGHSSLEATDKYVRLTSDMYPELIQEVNSLCSYLFPEVKLP, encoded by the coding sequence ATGCGTTGTTTGATTGGGGGCTTACAATATACTTTTAAGATGTTCGATGATTTTACTGTTGAGAATGGAGCAACCTCTATCGGGTTGACTAAAGAATTAGCTATTAAATGGGCAGAAAAACGTCCAAATGAATCTGACGTTACAAGATACAAAAGGGTCAATACTATAATAAATTTTTCTATTTACTTGAATCAATTAGGTTACGAATCATACATTCCGAGGCAACTAAAATCCTATAAAACCACTTTTACACCATTTATCTTCTCAAAAGAAGAGCTAGAGTCATTCTTTCATGCGTGTGAAACCATTGAGATTAAAGGAGATACAACTATTAGGCAGATTCTCCCTGTTGTTTTTCGCTTGATTTATGGATGCGGATTAAGAGTGAGTGAAGCATTAAACCTTAAATGTGAAGATGTAAATCTCGATGAAGGCTACATTATAGTACGTGAAACAAAGAATGGCTGTGATCGAGTACTTCCACTTTCCGATTCATTAAAAAATGTGTGTTTTCAATACAAGAAGTATTGTTTATCAAAACAAATCCCTAGTGATTACTTTTTCCCACAGAAGTACAATAAAAAATATGCGTCCAATACTATATATAGGTGGTTTCGTAGAATCCTTTGGGAAGCTGGTATTCCCCACGGGGGTAGAGGAATGGGACCACGGGTACATGATTTAAGGCATACATTCAGTGTACACTCATTAGCGGAAACGTCCCGTAAGGGACTCGATCTATACTATTCTCTCCCTATTCTTTCTAAATACCTTGGTCACTCATCCTTAGAAGCTACAGATAAATATGTTAGGCTAACCTCGGATATGTATCCAGAATTAATCCAGGAGGTAAATAGTCTTTGTTCATATTTGTTTCCAGAGGTGAAACTGCCATGA
- the tnpB gene encoding IS66 family insertion sequence element accessory protein TnpB (TnpB, as the term is used for proteins encoded by IS66 family insertion elements, is considered an accessory protein, since TnpC, encoded by a neighboring gene, is a DDE family transposase.): protein MKHDYTSVKNIYIICGRTDMRRGIDGLATLIQDSFELDPYSDSIFLFSGWSKDRYKCLYFDGDGFAMLYKRLDKGKLQWPKDENEVRKLSQQEVRWLLEGLSLQQPKAIQPSSKGVF, encoded by the coding sequence ATGAAGCATGATTATACAAGTGTGAAAAATATCTATATCATTTGTGGGAGAACCGATATGCGAAGAGGTATTGACGGATTGGCCACACTGATTCAGGATTCTTTCGAACTGGATCCGTACAGTGATTCGATTTTCTTATTTTCCGGGTGGAGTAAAGATCGCTATAAATGTTTGTACTTCGACGGTGATGGCTTTGCCATGCTTTATAAACGTTTGGATAAAGGTAAACTGCAATGGCCTAAGGACGAAAATGAAGTACGCAAACTTTCTCAGCAGGAGGTTCGATGGCTCCTTGAGGGATTATCCTTACAGCAGCCAAAGGCGATCCAACCATCATCAAAAGGTGTATTCTAA
- a CDS encoding site-specific integrase, translating to MNKKQQSLHELTAQVQDFLKDLSYSNARIKFYQCGWAVIEQFMQENGMEYYDATVGDSFISSVLGKKSFSELNRREKDNIRCISVLTEYQTTGVIKFRSIKKSYDFEGEIGDFIVDFLDFRKSQGLSVDTLDSNKIYLFRFLVYLNSNKILSLSKLDKKHVLGFIGSLGFYSKATIHCTLSSLRNFLRFLSDNRFTAYDLSYLVPKSSYKKETHLPTTYSKDEVKSLLESVDRSSPKGKRDIAMILLAARLGLRASDICGLKFEDIHWETNTICLIQKKTKEKIELPLLAEIGNAIIDYLKYGRPKSELHYIFIRAGQPYGKLEEPTLHSIVSFYLKRAGISNIDKKKRGPHALRHSLAGILLEKKTPLPVISEVLGHTNTESTKTYLRIDLESLRQCALDVPPLTSPHYQGVN from the coding sequence GTGAATAAAAAACAGCAATCACTTCATGAGCTTACAGCCCAAGTGCAGGATTTCTTGAAAGATCTTTCATACTCTAATGCAAGGATTAAATTTTATCAATGTGGCTGGGCAGTAATAGAGCAATTCATGCAAGAAAATGGTATGGAGTACTATGATGCAACAGTTGGTGACTCTTTTATTAGTAGTGTGTTAGGCAAAAAATCTTTTTCAGAACTTAACAGACGAGAAAAAGACAATATTCGTTGTATCAGCGTACTTACGGAGTATCAGACCACTGGAGTTATAAAATTTAGGTCAATTAAAAAATCTTACGATTTTGAAGGAGAAATCGGAGATTTTATTGTGGATTTTTTAGATTTTAGAAAATCACAAGGGCTGTCAGTGGACACATTAGATAGTAATAAAATTTATCTTTTCAGATTTTTAGTCTATCTTAACTCAAACAAAATTCTATCCCTATCAAAATTAGACAAAAAACACGTTCTAGGTTTTATTGGTAGTCTAGGATTCTATTCTAAGGCCACAATTCACTGTACTCTTTCTTCTTTAAGAAACTTTTTAAGGTTTTTATCTGATAATCGATTCACTGCTTACGATTTAAGTTATTTGGTACCTAAAAGTAGCTATAAAAAGGAAACTCACCTTCCTACCACTTATTCAAAAGATGAGGTTAAAAGCTTACTAGAATCAGTGGACAGAAGCAGTCCAAAGGGAAAAAGAGATATAGCGATGATATTATTAGCAGCTAGGCTAGGATTACGTGCATCTGACATTTGCGGTCTGAAGTTTGAAGATATTCACTGGGAAACTAACACTATCTGTCTAATTCAGAAAAAAACAAAGGAGAAAATAGAACTTCCACTCTTGGCTGAAATCGGAAATGCAATTATTGATTATCTGAAATATGGAAGGCCAAAGTCGGAATTGCACTATATATTTATTCGTGCTGGACAACCGTATGGCAAACTTGAGGAACCAACCCTACATAGTATTGTTTCCTTTTATTTAAAACGAGCTGGTATTAGTAACATTGATAAAAAGAAGCGTGGACCACATGCATTGCGCCATAGCCTCGCTGGAATATTATTAGAAAAGAAAACACCACTGCCAGTTATCTCGGAGGTTCTAGGACACACCAATACTGAGAGCACAAAAACCTATCTTAGAATTGATCTAGAATCACTTCGTCAATGTGCTTTGGATGTACCCCCACTAACATCGCCTCATTATCAGGGGGTGAATTAA
- a CDS encoding VOC family protein has translation MKIEHIAIWVKDLEKMKAFYERYFNGKSNEKYHNVKKGFESYFIQYESGARLEIMRKIGVDKEDRADRIGWAHVAFSLGSREKVNELTGKLQEDGYVLVDGPRLTGDGYYESVIKDPEGNLIELTV, from the coding sequence ATGAAAATTGAGCATATAGCCATTTGGGTAAAAGATTTAGAAAAGATGAAAGCTTTTTATGAAAGATACTTTAACGGAAAATCAAATGAAAAGTATCATAATGTGAAAAAAGGCTTTGAATCTTATTTTATCCAATACGAAAGTGGAGCGCGTTTAGAGATAATGCGCAAAATAGGTGTGGATAAAGAAGATCGTGCTGACAGAATTGGTTGGGCACATGTCGCTTTTTCTCTTGGCAGTAGAGAAAAGGTCAATGAACTTACGGGAAAACTTCAAGAAGATGGGTATGTGCTCGTAGATGGGCCTCGTTTAACGGGTGATGGTTATTATGAAAGTGTTATAAAAGACCCTGAAGGGAATCTTATTGAACTAACCGTATAA
- a CDS encoding DUF5348 domain-containing protein yields the protein MKRGILVFNHSDQEWRVWIGQSSYWIDQGYHFEIRINNQYLRACLEKDLDWFVTLNNDVMFILHSQEIYKIRIKIQEYFRVDPPF from the coding sequence ATGAAAAGAGGAATATTGGTCTTCAATCATAGCGATCAAGAATGGAGAGTTTGGATTGGGCAGTCTTCCTATTGGATTGACCAAGGTTATCATTTTGAAATACGAATCAACAATCAATACCTAAGAGCGTGTCTAGAGAAAGATCTAGATTGGTTCGTCACTTTGAATAACGACGTAATGTTTATCCTTCATAGCCAAGAAATATATAAGATTCGAATAAAAATCCAAGAATATTTTCGAGTTGATCCCCCTTTTTAG
- a CDS encoding site-specific integrase — MKPTDFSYYLTGFLSKFLPGEIGASKNTIASYRDTFILFIRFLKDEKEISVEQLTLNKITKSIVVDYLDWTEEKRQCSTSTRNVRLAALHSFFKYLQYENPDNLLEWQKILSIPVKKTEKKSVNYLTLDGIKLLLEMPNLNTEAGRRDLALITLMYDTGARVQEIIDLTPSMIRFDKPYTIKLIGKGNKARIVPLMEPTMQIVKKYMEEQNLLRNSANLYPLFFNKRKEKLTRAGINYIVDKYKKLAREENKILIPEVFSCHCLRHSKAMHLLQAGVNLVYIRDILGHCSVQVTEIYAKTDSKQKREAIEKAYVDVSPTDEPVWEKNEGLLTWLKTFNK; from the coding sequence ATGAAACCTACGGACTTTTCATATTATCTAACAGGATTTCTCTCTAAGTTTCTCCCAGGTGAAATTGGTGCGAGCAAAAATACCATTGCTTCTTATAGAGATACATTTATACTCTTTATTCGCTTCCTAAAGGACGAAAAGGAAATTTCTGTAGAGCAGTTAACCTTAAATAAGATAACTAAAAGTATAGTGGTGGATTATTTAGATTGGACAGAGGAAAAGCGACAATGCAGTACTTCAACTAGAAATGTACGACTTGCTGCTCTCCACTCATTCTTTAAATACCTGCAATATGAGAACCCAGATAATCTATTAGAATGGCAGAAAATCCTTTCTATTCCGGTCAAAAAAACAGAAAAGAAATCCGTTAACTATCTAACCCTTGATGGAATTAAACTACTATTAGAAATGCCGAATCTTAATACAGAAGCTGGACGGCGCGATTTAGCATTGATAACACTAATGTATGACACTGGGGCAAGGGTACAGGAAATTATTGACTTAACACCATCTATGATTAGATTCGACAAACCCTACACTATAAAGTTAATTGGTAAAGGGAACAAAGCTAGAATCGTGCCATTAATGGAGCCAACAATGCAGATTGTAAAAAAATACATGGAAGAGCAGAATCTTTTGCGAAATTCCGCTAACTTATATCCTTTGTTCTTTAATAAGAGAAAAGAAAAACTGACTAGGGCTGGTATAAATTATATTGTAGACAAGTATAAAAAATTAGCACGTGAGGAAAACAAGATTTTAATACCTGAGGTATTTTCCTGCCACTGTCTGAGACACTCTAAGGCAATGCATCTCCTTCAAGCAGGTGTGAATCTTGTTTATATAAGAGATATACTAGGTCACTGTTCAGTACAGGTAACAGAAATCTACGCGAAAACAGATTCAAAACAAAAAAGAGAAGCAATTGAGAAAGCTTATGTAGATGTGTCACCAACTGATGAACCGGTATGGGAAAAGAATGAAGGTTTATTGACTTGGTTGAAGACGTTTAATAAATAA
- a CDS encoding site-specific integrase yields MYNLLEGCDEKMRVQEVLLDNNKKRYILLDEEGLPVVEAVRYLKYLDSIGRSINTQKTYCYALKHYFTFLKESSLCIPEISINLLSDFIIWLKNPYHSIKVTPISESPSNKTAKTINLILTVVTNFYDYLYRTELLHTDISEKIKKSSFTIGAFLLEGFSGT; encoded by the coding sequence ATGTATAATTTATTAGAGGGATGTGATGAGAAAATGAGGGTACAAGAGGTATTACTTGATAATAATAAAAAAAGATACATTCTTTTAGACGAGGAAGGATTGCCAGTAGTTGAGGCAGTTAGATATTTAAAATATTTGGATTCTATAGGTAGGAGTATAAACACACAAAAGACTTATTGTTATGCATTAAAGCACTATTTTACATTTCTAAAAGAGTCGTCTCTTTGTATACCAGAAATATCGATTAATCTGTTAAGTGATTTCATAATTTGGCTAAAAAATCCTTATCATTCTATTAAGGTGACTCCAATAAGTGAAAGTCCCTCAAATAAAACTGCCAAAACAATAAACCTAATACTTACCGTCGTAACAAATTTCTACGATTACCTATATAGAACTGAACTATTACATACGGACATATCGGAAAAAATAAAAAAGAGTAGTTTTACTATAGGAGCATTCCTGTTAGAAGGATTTTCGGGGACTTGA
- a CDS encoding helix-turn-helix domain-containing protein, protein MTKYSFKDKLEILLGYKEEETSQSEYAKEKGVIKAQFQYWLRLYELHGEEGLQSSYTNYTTEFKLNILQY, encoded by the coding sequence ATGACTAAATATTCATTCAAAGATAAATTAGAAATTCTATTAGGCTACAAGGAAGAAGAAACTTCTCAAAGCGAATATGCAAAAGAAAAAGGTGTTATAAAAGCACAATTTCAATATTGGCTACGCCTATACGAACTTCACGGAGAAGAAGGTTTACAATCAAGCTATACAAACTACACTACAGAGTTTAAATTAAATATACTACAATATTAG